In Urechidicola croceus, a single window of DNA contains:
- a CDS encoding REP-associated tyrosine transposase: MSRNYKFHNKSGLYFVSFATINWIDVFTRQVYFDVLADSVTYCRKVKGMELYCYCFMPSHVHLIFRSSNEQPMELLRDFKRHTAKKVLETIENNPQESRKEWLLWMFAKAGKKNATTSKYQFWQHHNKPIELWSEKVIKQKIDYIHNNPIETGFVTNAIDWKYSSARNYQDDSTVLEIDNSGFLE, from the coding sequence ATGAGTAGAAATTACAAGTTTCATAATAAATCTGGTTTATATTTTGTAAGTTTTGCTACGATAAATTGGATAGATGTTTTTACAAGACAGGTATATTTTGATGTGTTGGCAGATAGTGTAACGTATTGCAGAAAGGTAAAAGGGATGGAGTTATACTGTTATTGTTTTATGCCAAGTCACGTACATTTAATATTCCGTTCTTCAAACGAACAGCCTATGGAGTTGCTGCGAGATTTTAAACGACATACGGCAAAGAAAGTATTAGAAACGATAGAAAACAATCCACAGGAGAGTAGAAAAGAATGGTTATTGTGGATGTTTGCCAAAGCAGGGAAAAAGAACGCTACAACGAGTAAATATCAATTTTGGCAACATCACAACAAGCCAATAGAGTTGTGGAGTGAAAAGGTTATCAAACAAAAAATTGATTATATACATAACAATCCTATAGAAACTGGTTTTGTAACCAATGCTATAGATTGGAAATATTCAAGTGCTCGAAATTATCAAGATGATAGTACGGTTTTAGAAATAGATAATTCTGGATTTTTGGAATAG
- a CDS encoding type IV pilus modification PilV family protein: protein MALLKSKYISLFQKKVKASSLVETLVATVIIVLIFAIASLTLNNVFLSSIKNNTDEINRELNKLQYQLSNEKIKVPYNDTFKDWEITIEKTTESTINFITFEATHKNYKKTVTKKLIDASK, encoded by the coding sequence ATGGCTTTATTAAAAAGCAAATACATATCATTATTTCAGAAAAAGGTGAAAGCCTCTTCATTGGTTGAGACTTTGGTTGCGACCGTTATTATAGTTTTGATTTTTGCAATAGCCTCACTAACACTTAACAACGTTTTTCTCAGTTCCATTAAAAATAATACTGATGAAATTAATCGAGAATTAAATAAACTACAGTATCAACTATCAAACGAAAAAATTAAAGTTCCTTATAATGATACGTTTAAAGACTGGGAAATTACAATCGAAAAAACAACGGAATCAACTATCAATTTCATCACTTTTGAAGCTACACATAAAAATTACAAGAAAACTGTCACTAAAAAATTAATTGATGCGTCTAAATAA
- a CDS encoding PulJ/GspJ family protein → MRLNKKIESFTLSEMMVVLIISAIVISLAITVLNLVQQQIRSITNNFDKNTEIRLLERALFNDFNTHDLVFNKKENQLICINPQDTILYTFNTEYVLRNKDTLKIKIAENTVYLDAQEVNEKSIDAITLTLSDEFLNKKLFIFKQKDASYYMNN, encoded by the coding sequence ATGCGTCTAAATAAAAAAATAGAAAGTTTTACGCTCAGTGAGATGATGGTAGTGTTGATTATATCTGCCATTGTAATATCATTGGCGATTACTGTACTCAACTTAGTGCAACAACAAATACGAAGTATTACCAATAATTTTGATAAAAATACTGAAATTAGATTGCTAGAAAGAGCCTTATTCAATGATTTTAATACACATGATTTAGTATTTAATAAAAAAGAAAATCAACTGATATGTATCAATCCTCAAGATACAATTTTATATACATTTAACACGGAATATGTATTGAGAAATAAGGATACCTTAAAAATAAAAATTGCTGAAAATACTGTATATTTAGATGCTCAAGAAGTAAATGAAAAGTCTATTGATGCAATTACATTGACTTTATCCGATGAATTTTTAAACAAAAAACTTTTTATATTCAAACAAAAAGATGCTTCCTACTATATGAATAATTAA
- a CDS encoding type II secretion system F family protein gives MAFKLDSIPSKKEKKSFDLDSILKREITFLSKPFSNKKKEALYTELSVLLNAGISLKDALSLITQEFKNKKDKALFENIIESIIKGSSFSNAISTSKDFTEYEYHSLKIGEETGTLQKVTKELGLFFKRRNEQKRNIINALTYPIVVLSTALLAVVFMLKFVVPMFADIFKQNNVELPWITKVIMSFSNGFQKYFGVFILLIMLLLVFRKMISKKEWFQKFATRFLLKIPFVGELVRKMYIAQFTQATALLTGAKVPILNAVQLTSNMIPFYPLKKGLIAVEKQILLGKSLSASLKSQKIFDSKMVSLIKVADETNQNEFIFQRLTEQYNDEIQHKSKMLSTILEPLIIIILGTIVAVILIAMYLPMFKLSTVIG, from the coding sequence ATGGCTTTTAAACTTGATTCCATACCATCAAAAAAAGAAAAAAAATCGTTTGATTTAGATTCAATATTAAAAAGAGAAATCACTTTTTTAAGCAAACCTTTTTCCAATAAAAAGAAAGAGGCACTCTATACCGAATTAAGTGTATTGTTGAATGCTGGAATCAGTTTGAAAGATGCTTTATCATTGATTACACAAGAATTTAAAAACAAGAAAGACAAAGCGTTATTTGAAAATATCATAGAATCTATTATAAAAGGAAGTAGTTTTTCAAATGCTATTTCAACTTCCAAAGATTTTACAGAATATGAATATCATTCATTAAAAATAGGGGAAGAAACAGGAACACTACAAAAAGTGACCAAAGAATTAGGTTTGTTTTTCAAAAGACGAAACGAACAAAAAAGAAATATCATCAATGCACTCACCTATCCTATTGTGGTACTTTCAACCGCACTACTAGCAGTTGTATTTATGTTGAAATTTGTTGTTCCTATGTTTGCCGATATTTTTAAGCAAAACAATGTTGAATTACCTTGGATTACTAAAGTGATTATGAGTTTTTCAAATGGATTTCAAAAATATTTTGGAGTCTTCATTTTATTAATTATGCTATTGCTTGTTTTTAGAAAAATGATTTCAAAAAAAGAGTGGTTTCAAAAATTTGCAACTCGTTTTTTACTTAAAATTCCATTTGTTGGAGAATTGGTTCGTAAAATGTATATCGCTCAATTTACGCAAGCCACAGCATTATTAACAGGTGCTAAAGTGCCTATTCTAAATGCTGTTCAATTAACGTCAAATATGATTCCTTTTTATCCACTTAAAAAAGGCCTAATTGCTGTTGAGAAACAAATTTTACTTGGAAAAAGTTTAAGTGCTAGTTTAAAATCACAAAAAATATTTGACTCGAAAATGGTATCACTTATTAAAGTTGCGGATGAAACGAATCAAAATGAATTCATCTTCCAACGACTTACAGAGCAATACAATGACGAAATTCAACATAAATCTAAAATGTTGAGCACTATTCTAGAACCTCTCATCATCATAATATTAGGTACAATTGTTGCCGTAATTTTAATTGCCATGTACTTACCAATGTTTAAATTGAGTACTGTGATTGGCTGA
- a CDS encoding tyrosine-type recombinase/integrase: protein MPSLLPLLSRVHNSVHNFRMKLNYSEPKIYSGGVDISKWSSLSKSEQKSALLKKWYLYYSFRDPNTGDLKRQTNIKGNANKFSDKRNRYNYLKSLQRSLIEVLEAGFNPYVDNSELEEKMFGDIISENQNKNTSKKIKEIAVQPKDVQCTIKKAFAKGLRLKERVMNKNSFTKYKSRILRFEKWLELKAIEKQEITQIDKKLVIEYLNHVLENSSPRNRNNTRADISSLFQILEDNELIRENFVKKINVLKSVPKRNKTYTPTLQNEIYEYLEKKDSHLLLFVKFISYNFLRPIEVCRLRIEDIDVVDRKIYVKAKNSPVKIKIIPEILLKELPDLKEKDPKDFLFIQNGVGGNWAIEETNKRDYFTKKFKQVKNHFGLGKEYGLYSFRHTFITRLYRELRQENSPFEAKSKLMLITGHTTMTALDKYLRDIDAELPEDYSKLFG, encoded by the coding sequence ATGCCATCTTTATTGCCATTATTATCTAGAGTACACAATTCAGTACACAATTTTAGAATGAAATTGAATTATTCAGAACCAAAAATATATAGTGGAGGGGTAGATATTTCTAAGTGGTCTTCTTTGTCTAAGTCCGAACAAAAATCAGCCTTATTAAAAAAATGGTATCTCTATTATTCCTTTAGAGATCCTAATACTGGTGATTTGAAACGCCAAACAAATATAAAAGGGAATGCAAATAAATTTAGCGATAAGAGAAATCGGTATAATTATCTGAAATCGTTGCAACGGTCATTAATAGAAGTTTTAGAGGCTGGATTTAATCCGTATGTTGATAATTCAGAATTGGAAGAGAAAATGTTTGGTGATATAATTTCAGAAAATCAAAATAAGAATACCTCTAAAAAAATAAAAGAAATTGCTGTTCAGCCTAAGGATGTACAATGCACAATAAAAAAAGCATTTGCAAAGGGCTTAAGATTAAAAGAACGTGTGATGAATAAAAATTCATTTACAAAATATAAGAGTAGGATTTTAAGATTCGAAAAATGGCTGGAATTAAAGGCGATAGAAAAGCAAGAAATTACTCAAATAGATAAAAAGTTAGTGATCGAATATTTGAATCACGTATTGGAAAACTCCAGCCCAAGAAATCGCAATAATACTAGAGCAGATATAAGTTCACTATTTCAGATTTTGGAAGATAATGAATTGATTCGAGAGAATTTTGTAAAGAAAATAAATGTATTAAAATCTGTTCCAAAACGAAACAAGACATACACACCAACCTTGCAAAATGAAATTTATGAATATTTGGAGAAAAAAGATAGTCATCTGTTACTTTTTGTCAAATTCATATCCTATAATTTTCTAAGACCCATTGAAGTTTGTAGATTGAGAATAGAAGACATTGATGTTGTAGACAGGAAGATTTATGTAAAGGCAAAAAACAGTCCAGTAAAGATAAAAATCATACCAGAAATACTACTGAAAGAACTACCAGATTTAAAGGAAAAGGACCCAAAAGACTTTTTGTTTATACAGAATGGAGTAGGAGGAAATTGGGCTATTGAAGAAACCAATAAGCGTGATTATTTCACTAAGAAATTCAAACAAGTAAAAAATCATTTTGGATTGGGTAAAGAATATGGACTCTATAGTTTTCGTCATACCTTTATTACACGATTGTATCGAGAATTACGTCAAGAAAATTCACCATTTGAGGCCAAGAGTAAATTAATGTTAATCACTGGCCATACTACAATGACGGCCTTGGATAAATATTTGAGAGACATTGATGCAGAACTTCCAGAAGATTATTCGAAGCTTTTTGGCTAG
- the era gene encoding GTPase Era, translating to MTHKAGFVNIIGNPNVGKSTLMNALVGERLSIITSKAQTTRHRILGIVNGDDFQILFSDTPGIIKPAYGLQESMMDFVKSAFDDADVLIYMVEMGEKELKDEQFFSKITNAKIPVLLLINKIDKFNQEEVEEKLAYWQEKVPNAEVFLISALEKFNVEGVFNAILEKLPVSPAFYPKDQLTDKPERFFVNEAIREKILMHYKKEIPYAVEIETEEFFEEEKIIKIRSVIMVERETQKGIIIGHKGNALKRVGTEARKDLEKFFQKKIHLELYVKVNKDWRSNKNQLRRFGYKD from the coding sequence ATGACACACAAAGCAGGTTTTGTAAATATAATAGGTAACCCAAATGTTGGTAAATCAACACTAATGAATGCCCTTGTTGGCGAGAGATTATCAATTATTACATCAAAAGCGCAAACTACAAGACATCGAATATTAGGCATTGTAAACGGTGATGATTTTCAAATTCTTTTTTCTGATACTCCTGGAATTATTAAACCAGCATATGGCTTACAAGAATCAATGATGGATTTTGTTAAATCTGCTTTTGATGATGCAGATGTTCTCATATATATGGTAGAAATGGGTGAAAAAGAATTGAAAGATGAACAGTTTTTCAGTAAAATTACTAATGCTAAAATCCCAGTTTTATTATTAATTAATAAAATTGACAAATTCAATCAAGAAGAGGTAGAAGAAAAACTGGCATATTGGCAAGAAAAAGTTCCTAATGCAGAAGTCTTTTTAATCTCTGCCTTAGAAAAATTTAATGTAGAAGGTGTATTCAATGCTATTTTAGAAAAACTTCCAGTTTCTCCAGCATTTTATCCAAAAGATCAATTGACTGATAAACCAGAACGTTTTTTTGTTAATGAAGCAATTCGCGAAAAGATTTTAATGCACTATAAAAAAGAAATTCCTTATGCTGTAGAAATTGAAACTGAAGAGTTTTTTGAAGAAGAAAAAATTATTAAGATTCGGTCAGTAATTATGGTTGAGCGTGAAACTCAAAAAGGTATTATTATTGGTCATAAAGGAAACGCTTTAAAACGTGTTGGAACTGAAGCTCGAAAAGATTTAGAAAAATTTTTCCAGAAAAAAATTCATTTAGAGTTATATGTAAAAGTTAATAAAGATTGGAGAAGTAACAAAAATCAGTTGAGAAGATTTGGATACAAAGATTAG
- the der gene encoding ribosome biogenesis GTPase Der — protein MNTIVAIVGRPNVGKSTLFNRLIQRREAIVDSVSGVTRDRHYGKSEWNGKQFSVIDTGGYAVGSDDIFEEEIRKQVQLAIEEADIIVFVTDVTEGITPMDTEVANLLRKVKKPVFLTVNKVDNAMREDDAYEFYNLGLGDYHTISSINGSGTGDLLDEIVKLIPEEEEVAADELPRFAVVGRPNAGKSSFINALIGEERNIVTNIAGTTRDSIDTKYNRFGFDFNLVDTAGIRRKSKVKEDLEFYSVMRAVRAIEYCDVAILVIDATRSFEGQDQNIFWLAEKNKKGIVILINKWDLVEKETNTVKEYEAMVRREIAPFTDVPIIFISTITKQRIFKAIETAVAVFENRKKRISTSKLNETMLEIVQNYPPPALKGKFVKIKYCMQLPTPTPQFVFFCNLPQYVKDPYKRFVENKMREIYNFNGVPIVIYFRQK, from the coding sequence ATGAATACTATTGTAGCCATTGTTGGACGTCCAAATGTTGGGAAATCAACCTTATTTAATCGCCTTATTCAACGAAGAGAAGCGATTGTTGATTCTGTAAGTGGAGTGACGAGAGACAGACATTATGGAAAATCAGAATGGAACGGAAAACAATTTTCAGTAATTGATACAGGTGGTTATGCTGTAGGTTCTGATGATATTTTTGAAGAAGAAATAAGAAAACAGGTACAACTTGCTATTGAAGAAGCAGATATTATTGTTTTTGTAACAGATGTCACTGAAGGTATTACACCTATGGATACTGAAGTTGCCAACTTGTTGCGTAAGGTTAAAAAGCCCGTATTTTTAACTGTGAATAAAGTTGATAATGCAATGAGAGAAGACGATGCTTATGAGTTTTATAACCTCGGATTGGGTGATTATCATACTATTTCTTCTATAAATGGTAGTGGAACTGGTGATTTATTAGATGAAATTGTAAAGTTAATTCCTGAAGAAGAGGAAGTTGCTGCTGATGAATTACCAAGATTTGCTGTTGTAGGTCGTCCAAATGCTGGTAAATCATCTTTTATCAATGCTTTAATTGGAGAAGAACGAAATATTGTTACCAATATTGCTGGAACAACAAGAGATTCAATTGACACAAAATACAATCGATTTGGATTTGATTTTAATTTGGTTGATACCGCAGGAATTCGTCGTAAATCTAAAGTCAAAGAAGATTTAGAGTTCTATTCAGTAATGCGTGCTGTAAGAGCCATTGAATACTGTGATGTAGCTATTTTAGTAATTGATGCGACTCGTAGTTTTGAAGGGCAAGATCAAAATATTTTTTGGTTAGCAGAAAAGAATAAAAAGGGTATTGTTATTCTTATTAACAAATGGGATTTAGTTGAAAAAGAAACTAATACTGTTAAGGAATATGAAGCAATGGTTCGTAGAGAAATTGCTCCATTTACTGATGTACCCATTATCTTTATTTCTACTATTACTAAACAACGTATTTTTAAAGCAATAGAAACTGCAGTTGCTGTTTTTGAAAACCGTAAAAAACGAATTTCAACAAGTAAATTGAATGAAACGATGTTGGAAATTGTTCAAAATTATCCTCCTCCAGCATTAAAAGGAAAGTTTGTAAAAATAAAATACTGCATGCAATTACCTACACCAACTCCACAGTTTGTGTTTTTCTGTAATTTACCTCAGTATGTAAAAGATCCTTATAAACGTTTTGTTGAAAATAAAATGCGTGAAATTTACAACTTCAATGGTGTTCCAATTGTAATTTATTTTAGACAAAAATAA